GTAGTACCGGTCGTACCAGTGATGCCAGTAGTTCCTGTTTCTCCCGTTGTACCAGTTTCACCCGTGGTACCCGTGATCCCTGTTTCTCCAGTCGTACCCGTTTCACCTGTCGTTCCGGTTTCACCCGTAGTACCTGTTATTCCTGTAGTACCGGTAATACCAGTAGTACCTGTCGTTCCAGTTCTACCAGTTGTTCCTGTCGCTCCAGTTGTTCCTGTTCTGCCGGTAGCTCCTGTCGTTCCAGTAATACCTGTCGTTCCAGTTTCTCCGGTAATGCCTGTTTCGCCCGTGGTACCCGTGACGCCTGTTTCTCCGGTCGTTCCCGTTTCACCTGTTGTGCCTGTTATACCTGTTTCTCCCGTAGTTCCTGTAATACCAGTTGTTCCCGTAATACCTGTTGTGCCAGTTGTCCCAGTTCTCCCTGTTGCACCCGTGGTTCCCGTTATTCCGGTTGTACCAGTCGTTCCTGTTATTCCTGTTGTTCCAGTTCTGCCGGTCGCTCCCGTTATTCCTGTTGTTCCAGTTCTGCCGGTCGCTCCCGTTATTCCGGTTGTACCAGTCGTTCCTGTCGTTCCTGTTTCACCTGTGGTACCAGTTTCTCCGGTCGTACCAGTCGTTCCCGTTTCACCCGTCGTACCAGTTATACCAGTTTCTCCTGTTGTACCCGTAATCCCGGTTTCACCTGTTGTACCCGTAGTTCCAGTGATACCCGTAATGCCAGTCGTTCCTGTTGTACCTGTTGTCCCAGTTTTACCTGTTGCACCGGTGGTTCCCGTTATTCCCGTTGTACCAGTCCTGCCTGTAGCTCCGGTTGTACCAGTTGTCCCCGTCTCACCTGTTATACCCGTTTCTCCTGTTGTTCCTGTTTCACCCGTAATTCCCGTTTCACCAGTCGTTCCTGTTGTACCCGTAATACCAGTGACTCCTGTCGTTCCTGTTCTGCCAGTTGAACCAGTTATTCCCGTTGTACCAGTTCTACCCGTAGCTCCTGTTGTACCCGTAGTACCAGTGATACCAGTCGTTCCTGTTTCTCCTGTTGTACCAGTTTCACCCGTGATACCCGTGGTTCCTGTTTCTCCGGTCGTACCAGTTTCACCTGTCGTTCCGGTTTCACCCGTAATACCAGTTATTCCTGTGGTACCTGTAATACCCGTTGTTCCTGTCGTTCCAGTTCTACCAGTAGCTCCTGTTGTTCCAGTTGTTCCTGTTCTGCCAGTAGCTCCTGTTGTTCCGGTAATACCTGTCGTACCAGTTTCTCCGGTAATGCCGGTTTCACCCGTGGTACCTGTGGCCCCTGTTTCTCCGGTCGTTCCCGTTTGCCCAGTTGTGCCCGTAGTTCCGGTAATACCAGTTGTACCTGTTGTCCCAGTTCTCCCTGTTGCACCGGTGGTTCCCGTTATTCCGGTTATACCAGTCGTTCCTGTTGTTCCAGTTGTCCCGGTGGTTCCCGTTATTCCGGTTGTACCAGTCGTTCCTGTTATCCCTGTCCTGCCGGTCGCTCCCGTTGTTCCAGTGATACCCGTAATGCCAGTCGTTCCTGTGGTACCTGTTATCCCAGTCTCCCCGGTCGTACCGGTCGTTCCCGTTTCACCTGTTGTTCCTGTCGCACCTGTAATCCCGGTTTCTCCTGTTGCACCCGTTTCACCCGTAGTTCCGGTAATACCAGTTGTTCCTGTGGTACCTGTTATCCCAGTTCTCCCGGTTGCACCGGTCGTTCCCGTTATTCCCGTTGCACCCGTCGTACCAGTCGTTCCGGTTCTACCAGTGGCTCCCGTCGTGCCAGTTATACCGGTGGTTCCCGTCGTGCCTGTTTCACCTGTTGTACCAGTTTCACCGGTAGTTCCTGTGTCGCCCGTCGTACCAGTGATGCCCGTTGTTCCCGTAATACCAGTTGTACCCGTCGTTCCCGTCTTACCGGTGGCTCCTGTGATGCCAGTCGTTCCGGTCGTTCCCGTTTTTCCAGTAGCTCCAGTCGTTCCCGTAATACCTGTTTGCCCGGTGGTACCAGTAGTCCCCGTTTCGCCCGTGGTTCCTGTAATCCCCGTTTCTCCTGTTGTACCTGTTTCACCCGTGGTTCCCGTGATACCTGTTCTGCCTGTAGCTCCGGTTATACCAGTTGTGCCCGTAGTGCCTGCGATTCCCGTTGTGCCGGTGATTCCAGTTACACTAGAACCGGTAGCGCCTGTTACACCAGTATTGCCTGTTGCACTTGCAGTCCCTGGAGTTCCTTGAGGGCCTGTCGCGCCAGTTGCACCCGCCACACCAGTAGCACCGGTTGCGCCTGTTGCACCACTATTACCCGTTGAGCTTGCGCTCCCTGGCGACCCTTGGGGACCTGTCGCTCCCGTTGCGCCTGCTAAACCAGTTGGACCAGTCCCGCCGGTTACGCCGCTCACACCAATAGTATCGGTAATATTAATCCCATTAACATATATCGCTCCCGCGCTCAACGTACAGGTAACCTTAAGATTGCAAAAATTCACAATTTTGCATGCACGAGTAATGTCATCATCCGCCATTATTAATGCATCGCTGCTGCGCAATGTTTGCTGAAATTCAACAAAACTTTTTACCAATGCTTGATAATCATTGGCATCCATATGTTCCTTTTGTTGCTGCAAAGCATCAATAAGCAATGGCATACTTATTTTCATAGTTGCATACGTTGTCACGTCATTGGCAACAAGATCATCGCACAATGCATCAAGAGTAACGTTTGATGATGCAACAGGCACTATCATGAAAATGAGTTGCCTGATATGCTCAGGTACATGAATGAATTGCATATCGACCAATTCTGTTTGATCTGTAAACGCATCATTATGAGTATTGGTTTGTGTACCAACACCAAGTGATAACAAAAAAATGAATATAAAATAGTTACGATACAAAGCTTTCATACATTCTTCCTTTTTTTTAGAAAACATATTTTTTGAATAGAGGGGAACTGTCGATTATTATACTTTCACAATTTTTAGACATACATTAAATGCCGCACGGTCCTGCGCGGTCAATGTTACTGTTGAACTATAAGAATTAATGAAAGAAATTTTTTCTGTTGTGCTTGTCGTAGTAAAACTCACCTGACATATCAGGTTTGCAAAACTGCACGTTGATATCAAAGATAAACCATGAGATGGCGTATCTTTTTTATATAATGAAAAATAATTTGCCTGACCTTGCACGATACAAAATGAAGCATTATACGTGCCAGCCTGATTGATGAGAAGTTCATACGGTGAAATTAATGAAAAGCCTGAACTAAACGTCGAAGTTCCAGTATTATCAAAAGCAACAGCAGCGCCAGGGGCTATTATTTGTCGCAAGTTGGTGTATAAATACGCATACTCAGTACCATGCACATAAGAAAATAGACCCAAAGATAATAAAACAACACATGCAAAACGTTTGCCATCAAAAAGAAAAATCATAGCCCAATCCTTTTTTAAAAATCATTATTTTTTATACGCAGCGTAAAATTTCGCTGAAAGTAAGTCAATAGTTATCCTTGCAAAAAAGAAGCCAACTCAAGACGATTATAAGGTTTTTTTCCACATACTTCTTTACGGATTTTTTCTTGCTTTTCTTTGTGGTCGTTAAAAAATGAAAGTTGATTAGCATCGTTATATATACACAAAGGCTCACTGATAAATTTCGCTCGTTCTGCTGCCATTTCAAACATTGGATACATGGTTACCCCATCGGCAAACATCGGATAAAACTGACCTTCATAGAGCAAATCTTCGATTTTAATTAATTGATACAATCCTGCATAGAAAGTGCGCAAATGAGACAAAACCCACCCTTGGTATTGACGCACCGTATTTTTTTCAACAAACTCTTGAGGTATTGGCCTACAAACACCCTTAACATTGCGCTTAAAATACCAAAATTGCCCAAAGGTCATCCACACATTAGGATCTTGATATTTTAAATTTAAATAGTGCAGCACATGCTCATGCGCAAACCAATCATCGCCATCAAGAATCACGATAATTTCGTCTTTAGCACACATATGAATCACATTATATTGGTTTGCTAAATGGCCCCGTCTTTTTTTGTTATCAAGAAATAGCACCCTATCTTGATAACCCTTTTCTTGAATATAGTTCTGCACTAACTGCCCGGTGCCATCGGTGGAACAATCGTTAATGTAAATCAAACGCCATGCATCGTATTGTTGCGACAGTATTGAGCTCACATTACACTCGTACCAATCTTTATTGTTGTATGAAGCGGTGACGATAACAAATTTTTTCTGTTCAGCATGCAAGGAAACGCACAGCGCTACAGCACAAAAGATGACGATACCATACAGTTTTGTTATGTGTTCCATATGACTTCCTTTTTATACATTTTTATACAACGCATCACACCATGGCCAAGGTTTCTACCTCTACAAGATATAAACCATTGAATCCCCAGCGCAATAAAGTTTAAAATATTAAAAATAAGGGGAAGTGAGAGGCAATTGGGGGTAATCATGAAAATTGGCACTACGAGCGCTCCTATGCGGGTATTATATGCATTAGTTTTTATTGCCACAACGGCACATATAACCATATGTGCAACAGAAAAAAAAGTAGATCTCATTATTTTTTCATTCGACAGACCTTTACAACTTCATGCATTACTGAGCTCTATTGAGCAGTACGTCACAGAATTTAACGAAATACACGTATTGCTCCGCTGCAGCAACAGCTCATATCAAGCAGCATACTACCAAATCAAATCGCAATTTCCCCATGTAAAATTTGCACAACAAGGTTCTTTACCAAAAAAAGACTTTAAACCTCTCATGCTTAATTGTTTTAATAGTTCCGATGCTCCCTACATTGCGTTTTCAACCGACGATCTTGTTATTAATGATTATATCAATACTAACCAATGTCTTGATGCCTTAGAAAGTATCAACGCCTATGGATTTTATTTACGTTTGGGTAACAACATAACCTATTCTTACAATCGCGATATTCCACTGGTAGTACCACCGTTGACCCACATTACTGACGATATTTATGCGTTTAATTTCAAAGATGGCATAAGCTATTGGGCCTACCCCAACAGCGTTGATATTGTCATCTATAAAAAAGCGGATATTAAATCTGCGCTCACTACTTTGCACTACACATCACCCAATATTCTCGAAAGCCGCTGGGCCCGCAATGCAGATACGTCAGGATTTGGTCTATGCTTTAAATATTCTAAGGGGTTTAATATCCCCCTCAATTTGGTTCAAGATGACTGGTACAACAAAAATAGCGCCATCTTTACACCGCAAGAGCTCCTTGATCTATGGAATCAAAATATGAAGATGGATCTTGTCCCCTTTCACCAGGCTAAGAATATCTCTGCGACTATGGCATATGTACCAACTTTTATTACACGAAATAAGGAGTAGTCTTATGATACATTTCTTAGCATTATTAACCCTATTTTTATATGCGGCACCAACTTTTTGCCAGACGGCACCAACAAATCTGGTCGAAAAAAAAATTGTGGTGATTATTCCATCATTCAACAACGCGCCCTATTACGAAAAAAATATATCTTCAGTACTCACGCAGGACTACTCTAACTACCGCATTATTTATATCGATGATTGCTCGACAGATGGTACTGGTGCTTTGGTTGAACAGCTCATTAAAGATAATCATCTTGAAAACACCATCACCCTCATGAAAAATAATTATTCACGCAAGGCACTGTCAAATCTCTACCGCGCTGCGCATCTGTGCGACCCTACCGATATTATTTTGGAATTGGATGGCGACGATTGG
The window above is part of the Candidatus Dependentiae bacterium genome. Proteins encoded here:
- a CDS encoding glycosyltransferase family A protein — protein: MEHITKLYGIVIFCAVALCVSLHAEQKKFVIVTASYNNKDWYECNVSSILSQQYDAWRLIYINDCSTDGTGQLVQNYIQEKGYQDRVLFLDNKKRRGHLANQYNVIHMCAKDEIIVILDGDDWFAHEHVLHYLNLKYQDPNVWMTFGQFWYFKRNVKGVCRPIPQEFVEKNTVRQYQGWVLSHLRTFYAGLYQLIKIEDLLYEGQFYPMFADGVTMYPMFEMAAERAKFISEPLCIYNDANQLSFFNDHKEKQEKIRKEVCGKKPYNRLELASFLQG